atcttttttatacatcaatgacccctgacctttggCAATAATCATGCtaacaaaatcatcaatttttggATATAATAGCGAGACGGGTTCACCAAGATACCAGTCTTTGTCAATAAATTCATTCACTGCATTTGATGTACTACTACTCAAATCCAATATAATTCTTCTTTCCATTGATTTTTTGGTACTGTGTTCAATGGCGAAATAAGCAAattgtttgaaaatggattatctttaAATGGTCCTATTATAGCTGAAGCCTCAGCTtctttaaccaaatatttttgtatttcatttggaAATTCATTTGCCCCTTTATAATTCTTGTACTTCCAAATATTTTTGGTTGGCGAAAAAGAATTTTCATTCCCTGAGAAGCCTAAAGGAAAACCAAACTCTAGGAAATCACAAACTATCAAATCAGAATAACTGAATAACTTCAACATAGTGCGCATATATTTAGTATTAATACGTTCATTTACCCTGATTCGACATTTTTCGAAAttatattttccagatttttttactGTCTCGTGTAACCTGATTTTTTCCTTTACTTGTGCAAAGGATTTGCAATGTTTTATTTCACTGCAAATTTGACAGGATTGCGCATGATTGCATATATGAGACTCTGTGTTATTTAATACAACTTTCTGTTTTTCTCTTTGTACGCAATATTTTGGTAAGAAAATGTCTACTACACTATCCCCTTTGTCATTTGTATATCTAATTGACCAAGTCAGGCTAAAGTATGTGGGCAAGATGTGGAGCTTTCAGGATGTTGTAATTTAACCTTGTCCTTTTGCCAGCATGTAGCACAAATATGCTGAGCATACTTAAGTTTACCTTTAACTACTGTAGTATGAGCATTTTTGTGATTACATCTATTTCGCTGATAAAGCGAGCAAAACCAGACTTGAGCCTCTTCGTTTTGTTCGATTGATTGTTTCGGACTTTTGTTTGCGGCTGACATTTGAGTTTTTTGGAGCCTGGCGCTCTGATGTATGAAGCCCTTGTTTGCTGAAGAGCTATTATTTAGTATAACAATCTCTAAATACGTAAAATCATCTGCCCATGACTTACTTCCTAGCTCTATTTCTCTTAATACTGCTGCATAATATGATTTTAACAGCTTAAAATCATGTGTAGCATGTAAATACATCATTCTTTTAAGAAGTGCAAGACGACCAGCTTTCTCTTCAGTCTTtatctttttgtcagaaattatttcaagtTCCCCTgctacaaataaatgtaaatctaAACTGTGAAAAGACATGTGTTGGTTGACAAACTCATAACGTAACTGCGAATGTGGATATTTTTGCCGATTTTTACTTTATCTGATGATTTTATTGCAATACCAGATTTTTTTgagtgttttttatgttttttctttttcttatttttcttaacATTAACTGTACCCACTTGCATACTTTCTGTTTCTTCTTCACCACTAGATGTTGTACTGTCCGAACTACTTGAACTGTCCGAATCAGTGTCACTCTCACTTGTCTCGTCTAAGCCTAAGGCCTGATTTTCTTTCTTGACTATCTTTTTAAGAGGTTTAGATTGTCTCAAGTCGTTTAAAGTTAATTTACTGGAGCTGACACTGATATCTGGAACGTTAATGTGTTTAGAAATTGACAAACCTTGTAATTTCTTCACTTCCGCTCGTTTCTCCTCCAGTTTCTGGCGTAGCACTGCCTTCTCGTTCAACTTTCGCAGTCTACTCTCTTCTTGCTCTAATAGCGCTAGTTCTTTTTTCATCGTCTCCGCATCGTCAGATTCATATCCTGAAGCGATTTCTGGACCTTCAGGAATTTCTTCTATCAAaccgatttttcctggtgatgtaaAAGCCGGTAAGGCCCGTCCTTCGTTTTCGCCGGTAGCCATTTGCATACTGCTAGACGACAACTCGTCTTCTGCGGGGCCTTCTTGCATACGTTTATAATCTTTTCTGGTGCCTTTTCTCAACTTATCACTATTCATCGTTGAGTGCTTTTCAACAGATATTGCACAAcgtacaaatttaaaacaaaagttcttACAGTTCTTGGGACATCAATGTTCGTTCCCTAAATAACACTCCACAATTTCCTCCTGTTTTGTACTACATTATCTTCGTTTTATAAATGCAACCAGTTAAAAATCCTTtataattttttcttaatttgattAACTACTACTATAAAACTTTTCTGCTTGTGACACTTCTGACAAAGAAACTACTAATTGGCGCGAAAACCCCGGCGGGCCTCTTAAATACGTAATGATGACCAATGAAATTGACCGTATTATACATGAAGCTTGACCAATGAACCTCgatgaaagaaataaattagAAGGTATGGACGAACTAAATACAAGGCGCTGTcgtcattaattaaatattttaatatactattaaaATAGTCCTTTCAATAGTATCAAATGGCGCAATAGAGAGTTCATTTCACTTCATCAACTTTTTAAAACGATCTATAAGTTATAGTTTTATGTGTTTCATTTTggtttttagtttttgtatgttttagtgATCTTGTAAAACATACTGGGAAGTGATCACTTATACTATAAGCTGGTACTAATACTTCGGTAATTAGGTCGCATCTAGCTGTGTTAATGTGATCAGTGATAGTCGAGCTGTCCAGTGTAAAAGTGTGAGTAAGTAAGTTGACTGTGTCAAGCCAGATTTAAATAGCACATCTTgccatttttttatttgcaaaatggttTGATATTTTGTTAGGTATGTACTTAATGTTAATGTGCCCAAGAATATGAGTTTCAAAATTTAAGCGATCAACTTTATATGGTGTCTGTTCAAAAGTGTCTATCCGTAGTTGACTTGCATCTGGAGGTCTAttatacactataaggaacggttTAGAATTATCATATTTTCCCTGAATACAGATTGATTATATATGCATTTACACTTAAGGATTACTTCCCGTAATAGGCcttaatttcaccaaaagcgtacaaacaacttgataatgtaagctttgaaaatgtcaaacgatagaaatagggtgcatattgacaagttatgtagtgacagaagttctcaaaaaaaatccttttcattacctcccctgataattttggtttttcatgagttatctccctggaaactagaaaataataatttcctccttttccctacgggaaattttgaatttctttttaatatttttatcagaatcatataatgcagctttctacctcaaaattttctcgaaactcatgttcagattctcataatcaaagaaattatatatttcccataggcatcaatgttaacttcaataacgattatctcccccaaaacatgataaaatttgaaaaatctctcggtgaaacgtttttaattttgaatgtctttaaagtgaccaaatttcatttaaatattaccatccagttacaagatatgaaatatggctattacaccatgttatccttaaaataagaaaaaaatcgcAATCATGGGACACCGTATTCAAATTCAGTTGACTGATGAAAAGTGTGTTGTTTGGTTAACATTTAGCTGCTTGATATAAAacgcttaaaggtccattactaagagaaagtaagttggcaatttttttcatagccagtgcatagacttctgcaagacactaaataatgaagattggcaggtcaaaatttacagaaggtctttggaactcaaagaaatgtatgtgtattatgttgaaatttcaatgaatcgacagaatgacccccaggtctttttaactttcttcatacttcatagaaaaataattgtacatatactgcgatttatttcgaatttctacataccaactttcattttccaataaaatgaaatagtttctgtgctttttaaaagaaattaaaatgttcactttccttagtattggacctttaaagtacatctttaaATGTTTGATCCACGATATCCGTAAAAGGTagattttcaaatatatcattCTAAATACTAGTAGGTCTCCAGGGGTGGGACGGGGCGTAGAATTCATAAGATATCTTAAATAATATTGATACTATTGACTTTTcccaagtttttcaagaactttgAATGTCAAAGATCAAATGTAACATTTTCACCTTTTGCAAATTTcctgtattttcttttttactcAGGATTACACATAGAAGTTGACGTCGTTATTTAGCAGaggaaaatgatgattttatggcaaacgtttttgttttcaaaattttcaaacgtTTTACACTTTCTAACTTGAGATATCTTGAAAATTTTGTCAcaatatttcattatcaaaaattGTCTTGAATAGTATTCTAAGTAAATCCTTGTTACGGAAAAGACGGACCAAACAACAGTAACTTTGTTCGCCGTGCTCCGTTTATGagatataaaaagtaaaatatatgtaataatcTGGAAGATTTATTATACCTATATCatatgttcacattatatttcaGATTTGGCACTTGATGTCTTCTGAATGGCACTAAGCAAAGGTGATGGGATGACCTGCTTGTACAATTTGTCTTCATTCAAGCCAGAAAACCAAGAAATGTcttcaaacatgttttttgtttCGAGAATACTGTATCTTCGCGATTCCCTCTTTCTTATGCATTTCGAGATAAACTTCTTTCCCTGACGAGAAAGTGTATCTCGGGGAAATTCTACTACAAAATGTTTATCGTTCATGTTGCGCCGAGTTGCCAACGTGTCGCTTCCTTGGTGTGGAGGTCTGCCATAAAGGAAAGCATAGATGACACACCCTGTAGAATAGATGTCTGTCGCCTCAGTGATGTATTCCCAATACATTTGCTCTGGGCTTGTATATTCGAACTGTGTTCGCTCGCGAGGACGGCTTTGACGGTCATCGATGATGTCTGCTGTGCCAAAACCAGTCAAACACGGATATCCCTTTTCATTAAACACGATCTTTCGTGGGCAAATGGATCCGTGGAATATTTTGTGTTCGTGAAGAAACCGCAGTGCCATCATAATATTCGCGCAAACGA
This window of the Mercenaria mercenaria strain notata chromosome 5, MADL_Memer_1, whole genome shotgun sequence genome carries:
- the LOC123529329 gene encoding uncharacterized protein LOC123529329 isoform X2; this translates as MNSDKLRKGTRKDYKRMQEGPAEDELSSSSMQMATGENEGRALPAFTSPGKIGLIEEIPEGPEIASGYESDDAETMKKELALLEQEESRLRKLNEKAVLRQKLEEKRAEVKKLQDVVRRVVILGDSIVKFLPPIEGVTVQSFPGATVDFTVSSHCY
- the LOC123558504 gene encoding putative 3-phosphoinositide-dependent protein kinase 2, which gives rise to MSQTESLEELVDNCHIETTQVTLQGSASTPISTIFAFTGNGKTRRAKSNAICRFSTNIEERKRKKQHYLIPIGSVKETGSPYQMPRWVDVASIINQGTDTHKNIDLLKARENEHLMTLSSGTLTSVLTKLKSYSVLPVKNPMLTLEELMQFHANINAKVFQETHAKFVCANIMMALRFLHEHKIFHGSICPRKIVFNEKGYPCLTGFGTADIIDDRQSRPRERTQFEYTSPEQMYWEYITEATDIYSTGCVIYAFLYGRPPHQGSDTLATRRNMNDKHFVVEFPRDTLSRQGKKFISKCIRKRESRRYSILETKNMFEDISWFSGLNEDKLYKQVIPSPLLSAIQKTSSAKSEI